One window of Campylobacter avium LMG 24591 genomic DNA carries:
- the pbpC gene encoding penicillin-binding protein 1C: MKGKILKSSIFIGLLLFLFLVFVFFSFDEKELLQTFNSRYSKVLYDKNKEILSAFINDDEQWHIRSDDIPSRLKTAVIEYEDKNFYSHFGVDFLAILRALKNNILTDKRSGASTISMQVVKLGSDNQRTYLNKVKEIIQSLALETKLTKDEILKLYLNNAPYGGNLVGFASAIRFYFDKNPKDLSWSEAAVLAVLPNSPGLISLEKNDDKLLLKRNALLKKLFLKGYMQEDIYKLSLLEPLPKFKPRRNLAPHLAQELLNSKQKELISSIDKSVQERFERKAKEYSIYLKQLGIQNLAILLLDTKTSKALAYVGSQDFYDTHLGQINGVVAKRSAGSTLKPFLYALAIDDGLIAPKSILLDVPTFFSNFNPQNANKKHYGLVSAKESLRRSLNVPFVALLKDYGYDKFFFKMKDFLNFEDEDYDKYGLSFILGTKEFSLEELTKLYLALGNYGMLGEISYKEQEQSPQKRQIFSQGSAYLTLEALNNLQRVGLEQYNKNNKIISWKTGTSYGRKDAWAIGTSVNYTLGVWVGNFSGEANANLYGVSIAGDLFFELLSLLDNTNLAFKKPDDLKLIKLDFLTGYRYDNKGAYIKDLYPKQAKVLRTSPFLKTFYEYEGEKITSLHSNFKDAQAVLRLDLPLNAVSFLKQERMSVKAFKSLEILYPTHNLNLILARDLNQKKGLVVKIANVKNDKLYYYLNENLIYEGYKNELELDLNPGTYKLYVVNQQGESDLRTFTVAR; the protein is encoded by the coding sequence ATGAAAGGTAAAATTCTTAAAAGCTCTATTTTTATAGGGCTTTTACTTTTTTTATTTCTAGTTTTTGTATTTTTTAGCTTTGATGAAAAAGAACTCTTACAAACCTTTAATAGCAGATATAGCAAGGTTTTATACGATAAAAATAAAGAAATTTTAAGCGCTTTTATAAATGATGATGAGCAGTGGCACATAAGAAGCGATGATATACCAAGCAGGCTTAAAACCGCAGTTATTGAGTATGAGGATAAGAATTTTTACTCTCATTTTGGGGTGGATTTTTTAGCAATTTTAAGAGCTTTGAAAAACAATATCCTAACAGATAAAAGAAGCGGTGCTAGCACCATTTCCATGCAAGTAGTAAAACTTGGCTCGGATAATCAAAGAACCTATCTTAATAAAGTTAAAGAAATCATACAAAGCCTTGCCCTTGAAACAAAGCTCACAAAGGATGAAATTTTAAAGCTTTATCTAAATAATGCGCCTTATGGCGGGAATTTAGTGGGCTTTGCTTCGGCGATTAGATTTTATTTTGATAAAAATCCTAAGGATTTGTCTTGGAGCGAGGCCGCTGTTTTAGCAGTGCTTCCTAACTCGCCCGGCCTTATAAGCTTAGAAAAAAATGATGATAAATTGCTTTTAAAAAGAAATGCCTTGCTAAAAAAACTCTTTTTAAAAGGCTACATGCAAGAGGATATTTACAAACTTTCCCTGCTAGAACCCTTGCCAAAATTTAAGCCAAGACGAAATTTAGCACCTCATCTAGCACAAGAACTTCTAAATTCTAAGCAAAAAGAACTCATATCCAGCATAGATAAGTCCGTGCAAGAAAGATTTGAAAGAAAGGCAAAGGAGTATTCTATTTATCTTAAACAACTAGGCATACAAAATTTGGCCATTTTGTTGCTTGATACAAAAACTTCCAAGGCTTTAGCTTATGTTGGTTCTCAGGATTTTTACGATACGCATTTAGGGCAGATAAACGGGGTTGTGGCCAAAAGAAGCGCTGGTTCTACCCTAAAACCTTTCTTGTATGCCTTAGCTATAGATGATGGCTTGATAGCTCCAAAGTCGATATTGCTTGATGTGCCTACATTTTTTTCAAATTTCAATCCCCAAAATGCGAACAAAAAACACTACGGCCTAGTAAGTGCAAAGGAAAGCTTAAGACGCTCTTTAAATGTGCCTTTTGTGGCCTTGCTAAAAGACTATGGATACGATAAATTTTTTTTCAAAATGAAAGATTTTTTGAACTTTGAGGATGAGGATTATGATAAATACGGCTTGTCTTTTATCTTAGGAACGAAAGAATTTAGCCTAGAAGAGCTTACTAAGCTTTATTTAGCACTTGGAAATTACGGAATGCTTGGTGAAATTTCATACAAAGAACAAGAACAAAGCCCGCAAAAAAGGCAAATTTTCTCTCAAGGCTCAGCCTATCTTACCTTAGAAGCACTAAACAATCTTCAAAGAGTAGGTCTAGAACAGTACAACAAAAACAACAAAATCATATCTTGGAAAACAGGGACAAGCTATGGAAGAAAAGACGCTTGGGCGATAGGGACAAGTGTTAATTACACGCTTGGGGTTTGGGTTGGAAATTTTAGCGGCGAGGCTAATGCGAATTTGTACGGAGTGAGCATAGCTGGGGATTTGTTTTTTGAGCTTTTGTCTTTGTTAGATAATACAAATTTAGCCTTCAAAAAACCGGATGATTTAAAACTCATAAAACTTGACTTTCTAACAGGCTACAGGTACGACAACAAGGGAGCTTACATAAAGGATTTATATCCAAAACAAGCTAAGGTGCTAAGAACTTCGCCATTTTTAAAGACCTTTTATGAGTATGAGGGAGAAAAAATAACTTCTTTGCATAGCAACTTCAAAGACGCACAAGCTGTTTTAAGGCTTGATTTGCCGCTAAATGCCGTGTCGTTTTTAAAGCAAGAAAGAATGTCTGTAAAAGCTTTTAAATCACTTGAAATTTTATACCCTACGCATAATTTAAATTTAATCCTAGCAAGGGATTTAAATCAGAAAAAAGGTCTTGTGGTAAAGATAGCCAATGTAAAAAATGACAAGCTTTATTATTATTTAAATGAAAATTTGATTTATGAGGGCTATAAAAACGAACTTGAGCTTGATTTAAATCCAGGAACTTACAAGCTTTATGTTGTAAATCAGCAAGGAGAAAGTGATTTAAGAACTTTCACCGTTGCAAGATAA
- a CDS encoding putative transporter, whose amino-acid sequence MFKSFYLSKKFALYAYLGLAFLLALLYIQTSLSVSINEWYKDFYDVLQAPKKEVSEAEFKQALIDNNNTAIAQKKLDEANFINKFSLFFYQSLLEVFFDSRDISSHGTYGISVFYSLVWVFLGIAIPYVFIATVGIYFASLYTFKWREAMTFEYLRLWKLKDDNIEGSSQRIQEDCYNFSKIVQKLGLEFVKALMILMAFIPILYTLSEPISRALFEKLGDESFFAFLKHVDGFLVYVAFFISLGGLAISWFVGIKLPGLEYNNQKAEAAFRKELVFAEDDRKNYASKESMLELFTGLKLNYRRLFLHYGYFNIWLILFEQSLVIVPFLIVAPSLFAGIIGLGIVIQMNNAFDQVRTSFSVFITNWTTITELRSIHKRLKEFEQNIAYK is encoded by the coding sequence ATGTTTAAATCATTTTATTTAAGTAAAAAATTCGCCCTTTATGCTTATTTAGGTTTAGCTTTTTTGCTCGCCTTGCTTTACATTCAAACAAGTTTAAGTGTTTCTATTAATGAGTGGTATAAAGATTTTTACGATGTTTTGCAAGCTCCCAAAAAAGAAGTTTCCGAGGCTGAATTTAAACAAGCCTTGATAGATAATAACAACACAGCCATAGCGCAAAAAAAGCTAGATGAGGCTAATTTTATAAACAAATTCTCCTTATTTTTTTACCAAAGTTTGCTTGAAGTTTTTTTTGACTCCAGAGATATAAGCTCTCATGGCACGTACGGCATAAGTGTTTTTTATTCTCTTGTGTGGGTATTTTTGGGCATTGCTATACCTTATGTTTTCATTGCTACCGTTGGCATTTACTTTGCTAGTCTTTACACTTTTAAGTGGCGTGAGGCGATGACCTTTGAGTATCTTAGGCTATGGAAGTTAAAGGATGATAACATAGAAGGAAGCTCGCAAAGAATTCAAGAGGATTGTTATAATTTTTCTAAGATAGTTCAAAAATTAGGCCTTGAATTTGTAAAAGCACTCATGATACTAATGGCTTTTATTCCTATACTTTACACTCTTAGCGAGCCTATTTCAAGGGCTTTATTTGAAAAGCTTGGCGATGAGAGCTTTTTTGCCTTTTTAAAGCATGTGGATGGCTTTTTGGTATATGTAGCCTTTTTCATCTCTCTTGGTGGGCTTGCTATATCTTGGTTTGTGGGCATTAAACTGCCAGGCCTTGAGTACAATAATCAAAAGGCGGAGGCTGCTTTTAGAAAAGAGCTTGTTTTTGCTGAAGACGATAGGAAAAATTACGCTAGCAAAGAGAGTATGCTTGAGTTATTTACAGGCCTTAAGCTTAATTACCGTAGGTTGTTTTTACACTATGGTTATTTTAATATCTGGCTTATTTTGTTTGAACAAAGCTTGGTTATAGTGCCATTTTTGATAGTAGCGCCGTCTTTGTTTGCCGGTATTATAGGGCTTGGCATAGTTATACAAATGAATAATGCCTTTGACCAGGTTAGAACCTCTTTTAGTGTTTTTATCACAAATTGGACAACTATCACAGAGCTTAGAAGCATACATAAAAGACTTAAGGAATTTGAGCAAAATATAGCTTATAAGTGA
- the dsbI gene encoding disulfide bond formation protein DsbI, translated as MKELCKVKNFYFLLSLAAFLIILLPVGIANIVFGYMMGDSPCYLCWGQREAMIFIGVVAFFIVRYGFKGKYIAALLLISAVGLYQSFLHYGAHAHRDLDQGFSLQVFGIHTYFWAEVVFWFVIIFLGILFLLVPKFSDFDKEMNGKKYRDFSKTGFIFVIISSIIVASNAFQAFVSTGVPPYIGQGDPVRFSLNPKYVIWSTNGWKGNWQNISFLGNRDVKAPDYAFAPASEKLGIKFDNDSNNSPFASIDQKLNIISEKKLEFDKAINTIAYINNEFVASSKWSVYFLNDDFSVKSDFELDPYFSATIDPIIGIIPYLQDKFMLMGSNKSYLRFAKNENADEVLQYADFIKGADKFEGQGDKLGRGRLDTVRAKLNHTASMTSDDKYFYLATVPNNKNAKKFVISKFLLSDRVLSAEFTPKANLKEGSTLGELYITSMTYKDGLIYALSKNHNVIAVIDPNKEEVVKTISYPDSIKNARSIFFKDNVLHIMSYQDSQNILYTLK; from the coding sequence ATGAAAGAACTTTGCAAAGTTAAAAATTTTTATTTTTTACTGTCTTTAGCCGCGTTTTTAATCATACTTTTACCTGTTGGCATAGCTAATATAGTCTTTGGTTATATGATGGGTGATAGCCCTTGCTATCTTTGCTGGGGACAAAGAGAGGCTATGATTTTCATAGGTGTTGTAGCCTTTTTTATAGTGAGGTATGGTTTTAAGGGAAAATACATAGCCGCTTTATTGCTCATTAGTGCTGTTGGCTTGTATCAGTCTTTTTTACACTACGGAGCACACGCACATAGGGATTTAGACCAAGGTTTTTCACTGCAGGTTTTTGGAATTCACACATATTTTTGGGCTGAGGTGGTGTTTTGGTTTGTTATTATATTTTTAGGAATTTTATTTCTTTTAGTGCCTAAATTTAGCGATTTTGACAAGGAAATGAACGGCAAAAAATACAGAGATTTTAGCAAAACTGGCTTTATCTTTGTTATCATAAGCAGCATTATAGTAGCTTCTAACGCCTTTCAAGCCTTTGTTAGCACAGGCGTACCTCCATACATAGGACAAGGAGATCCTGTTAGATTTAGCCTAAACCCTAAATATGTGATTTGGAGCACAAATGGCTGGAAAGGCAATTGGCAAAACATTTCATTCTTAGGCAATAGGGATGTGAAAGCTCCTGATTACGCTTTTGCACCGGCTAGTGAGAAGCTTGGCATTAAATTTGACAATGACTCAAACAACTCGCCTTTTGCTAGCATAGACCAAAAATTAAACATCATAAGCGAGAAAAAGCTAGAATTTGACAAAGCTATCAATACTATTGCTTACATAAATAACGAATTTGTGGCTTCTTCTAAGTGGTCTGTGTATTTTTTAAATGATGATTTTTCTGTGAAAAGCGATTTTGAGCTAGACCCTTATTTTTCGGCCACGATAGACCCTATCATAGGCATAATACCTTACCTACAAGATAAATTTATGCTAATGGGTTCAAACAAGAGCTATCTAAGATTTGCTAAAAATGAAAATGCAGATGAAGTCTTGCAGTATGCTGATTTTATCAAGGGTGCTGATAAATTTGAGGGACAAGGCGATAAGCTTGGTAGAGGAAGACTAGATACTGTTCGTGCTAAACTTAATCACACAGCAAGCATGACAAGCGATGATAAATATTTTTATCTAGCAACCGTGCCAAATAACAAAAATGCTAAGAAATTTGTTATTTCTAAATTTTTACTAAGCGATAGAGTTTTGTCTGCTGAATTTACACCAAAGGCGAATTTAAAAGAAGGCAGCACCTTAGGAGAGCTTTATATAACATCTATGACTTATAAAGACGGCTTAATTTACGCCCTTAGCAAAAATCACAATGTTATAGCTGTAATCGACCCTAACAAAGAAGAAGTTGTAAAAACAATCTCTTATCCTGATAGTATAAAAAATGCTAGAAGTATCTTTTTTAAAGATAATGTCTTGCACATAATGTCTTATCAAGATTCACAAAACATACTTTACACCTTAAAGTAA
- the dba gene encoding disulfide bond formation protein Dba, whose translation MEFLELILVLIALILIIKKPEKENLAFALVMISWAMMVFLYVGHKSSGLLSAMNL comes from the coding sequence ATGGAGTTTTTAGAACTTATTTTGGTTTTAATCGCCCTCATCTTAATCATAAAAAAGCCAGAAAAGGAAAATTTGGCCTTTGCTTTGGTTATGATTTCGTGGGCGATGATGGTTTTTTTGTACGTTGGGCACAAAAGCTCAGGACTTTTAAGTGCTATGAATTTATAA
- a CDS encoding exodeoxyribonuclease III — MKFISWNVNGLRAICDKNALEWLRDEKADFVGFQEVKASEDKFPKDIYNLGFEHINYNCAKRAGYSGVMSLSNFKSEVFKCEFAPDDEGRVLEHRFKNIALFNIYFPNGQQNEQRLQYKMKFYEDFLLYLKKLQKEGLEVIICGDVNTAHKEIDLTHPKANAKTSGFLPIERAWIDSLLENGFLDTFRMINGDVKEKYSWWSYRARAREKNVGWRIDYFFISKGLESKLKDAFIRTDIFGSDHAPVGIELDI; from the coding sequence ATGAAATTTATATCTTGGAATGTAAATGGACTTAGAGCCATTTGCGATAAAAATGCACTTGAGTGGTTAAGGGATGAAAAGGCTGATTTTGTAGGCTTTCAAGAGGTTAAGGCTAGTGAGGATAAATTCCCAAAGGATATTTATAATCTTGGCTTTGAGCATATAAACTACAACTGCGCTAAAAGAGCAGGGTATTCTGGCGTGATGAGCTTGAGTAATTTTAAAAGCGAGGTTTTTAAGTGCGAATTTGCTCCTGATGATGAGGGCAGGGTTTTAGAACATAGATTTAAAAATATAGCTCTTTTTAATATTTATTTTCCAAATGGTCAGCAAAATGAGCAAAGACTGCAATACAAGATGAAATTTTATGAGGATTTTTTACTCTATCTTAAAAAGCTTCAAAAAGAAGGTCTTGAAGTGATAATTTGTGGGGATGTAAATACCGCACATAAAGAAATAGACCTAACACACCCAAAGGCAAATGCAAAGACATCAGGCTTTTTGCCTATAGAAAGAGCTTGGATAGATAGCCTTTTAGAAAATGGCTTTTTAGATACTTTTAGAATGATAAATGGCGATGTGAAAGAAAAATACTCGTGGTGGTCGTATAGGGCTAGAGCTAGGGAAAAGAATGTGGGCTGGAGGATTGATTATTTTTTTATATCAAAGGGGCTTGAGAGTAAGTTAAAAGACGCCTTTATAAGAACTGATATTTTTGGCTCAGACCACGCACCTGTTGGCATAGAGCTTGATATTTAG
- a CDS encoding phosphoethanolamine transferase, with translation MFKLKISWLSLTLLSTLAISLINFKAFFIAYENFSQDKFLLTVFLFLSYFCLAYIILAILFFRYVLKFFLILFLITSLISFYFLHFYGVLIDPTMIKNAMNTDKKEVLDLLSLKAFLFILLALFLSYLIFKLEIVYPSFKKHIFIRLSSIGLAFVLFLCFFMPFSKTYVPFFRVHSYLKMYNAPFYQIYALMRCYQLELRTKKELEIISNDAFKEDNTSKKILVLVLGETARAANFSLSGYKKNDTNFYTKQINGLVYFNSVSSCGTATAISLPCMFSKSKRKDYQSFEYAENLLDIFEKTGLKITWISNNSGGCQGVCDRLDKQNVFMRSFDYDEALLDDFNTALKNLDKQNIIILHLQGSHGPAYYKRYPDEFKKFKPTCDTNELSKCTSDELINTYDNTILYTDFILKELIERLKSQKDYEVSLLYVSDHGESLGENGIYLHSMPYFMAPDTQTKVPMLFYSSNETLLQTAKKSEFLELSHDNIFSTLLGYFSISSALYEKEYDFLRKDKP, from the coding sequence ATGTTTAAACTAAAAATTTCTTGGCTAAGCTTGACACTTCTTAGCACCCTTGCGATAAGCCTTATAAATTTCAAGGCTTTTTTTATAGCTTATGAGAATTTTTCGCAAGATAAATTTTTACTAACGGTTTTTTTATTTTTGTCTTATTTTTGCTTAGCTTACATCATCTTGGCTATCTTGTTTTTTAGATATGTGCTTAAATTTTTTCTCATACTTTTTCTTATAACTAGTCTTATTTCTTTTTATTTTTTGCATTTTTACGGGGTTTTAATAGACCCTACCATGATAAAAAACGCCATGAATACAGACAAAAAAGAGGTGCTAGACCTTTTAAGCTTAAAGGCTTTTTTGTTTATACTTTTGGCCTTGTTTTTATCTTATCTCATCTTTAAGCTAGAAATTGTCTATCCTAGTTTTAAAAAACATATTTTCATCAGGCTTTCTAGCATAGGGCTTGCCTTTGTGTTATTTTTATGCTTTTTCATGCCTTTTAGCAAAACCTATGTGCCATTTTTTAGGGTGCATAGCTATCTAAAGATGTATAACGCGCCTTTTTATCAAATTTACGCTCTTATGAGATGCTATCAACTTGAACTTCGTACCAAAAAAGAGCTTGAAATCATATCTAATGACGCCTTTAAAGAGGATAATACAAGTAAAAAAATACTCGTTCTAGTCTTGGGCGAAACCGCTAGAGCAGCGAATTTCTCTCTTAGCGGATATAAAAAAAATGATACAAATTTTTACACAAAGCAGATAAATGGCTTGGTGTATTTTAACTCTGTTTCATCTTGCGGCACCGCAACTGCCATATCCTTACCTTGCATGTTTTCTAAGTCAAAAAGAAAAGATTATCAAAGCTTTGAGTATGCTGAAAATCTTTTAGACATTTTTGAAAAAACAGGGCTTAAAATCACTTGGATTTCTAATAACTCTGGCGGCTGTCAGGGCGTTTGCGATAGGCTGGATAAACAAAATGTCTTTATGAGGAGTTTTGATTATGATGAAGCTTTGTTGGATGATTTTAACACCGCTTTAAAGAATTTAGATAAGCAAAATATCATCATTTTGCACCTGCAGGGCTCGCACGGACCTGCTTACTACAAAAGATATCCTGATGAATTTAAGAAATTTAAGCCAACTTGTGATACAAACGAGCTTTCTAAATGCACTAGTGATGAGCTTATAAACACTTACGATAACACCATACTTTACACGGATTTCATACTAAAAGAACTTATTGAGCGTTTAAAAAGTCAAAAAGACTATGAAGTATCCTTGCTTTATGTGTCAGACCATGGAGAAAGTTTAGGTGAAAATGGAATTTACTTGCATTCTATGCCGTATTTTATGGCGCCGGATACGCAAACTAAGGTTCCTATGCTTTTTTATAGCTCTAATGAAACCTTGCTACAAACTGCTAAAAAAAGCGAATTTTTAGAGCTTTCGCACGATAATATCTTTAGCACTCTTTTGGGATATTTTTCCATAAGCTCTGCACTTTATGAAAAAGAGTATGATTTTTTAAGAAAGGATAAACCTTGA
- a CDS encoding diacylglycerol kinase has product MKPKYSFFNNARYALEGILAMLRYEMAFRLELLVIIPALILNFFLPLSLLEHLFLAFVLFLILIVEALNSAIESCVDLVTEEFKTKAKIAKDCASAAVFFSVLLALFSWFFVLLGLL; this is encoded by the coding sequence TTGAAGCCAAAATACTCATTTTTTAACAACGCTAGATACGCACTTGAGGGCATTTTAGCTATGCTTAGATACGAGATGGCTTTTAGGCTTGAGCTTTTAGTCATCATACCTGCTTTAATTCTAAATTTCTTTTTGCCCCTAAGTTTGCTTGAGCATTTATTTTTAGCCTTTGTTTTGTTTTTAATCCTCATAGTAGAAGCCTTAAATTCAGCCATAGAAAGCTGTGTGGATTTAGTAACTGAGGAGTTTAAAACAAAGGCTAAGATAGCTAAGGACTGCGCTAGTGCGGCTGTGTTTTTTTCTGTCTTACTTGCGCTTTTTTCTTGGTTTTTTGTGCTTTTAGGATTGTTATGA
- a CDS encoding helix-turn-helix domain-containing protein: MKDEKVERLCEKIFGKKRFKLFKFLCKIADENNFIFAKIDSLCEDLNLSKPTVINAFKFLEENKILKKHKNGFYELLLGDKNEA, encoded by the coding sequence ATGAAAGATGAGAAAGTAGAAAGGCTTTGTGAAAAAATTTTTGGCAAGAAAAGGTTTAAACTTTTTAAGTTTTTATGTAAAATAGCCGATGAGAATAATTTCATTTTCGCTAAGATAGACAGCCTTTGCGAGGACTTAAATTTAAGCAAACCAACCGTAATAAACGCTTTTAAATTCTTAGAAGAAAATAAAATTTTAAAAAAGCATAAAAATGGCTTTTACGAACTTTTGCTAGGAGATAAAAATGAGGCTTAA
- the pyrC gene encoding dihydroorotase yields MRLKNPLDMHLHLRDNAMLKLVAPFSAKDFKAAVIMPNLIPPLCDIKSLKEYKQRIISACGTEDFSPLMTLFYQNYEYDFLKEAKEHIFAIKLYPAGVTTNSSSGIANFDISSLKGTLQAMSELEIPLLIHGETNDFVMDREANFAKIYENLAKNFPNLKIVMEHITTKRLCQLLKEYENLYATITLHHLILTLDDVLGGKLNPHLFCKPIAKRYEDKEALCELAFAGHEKVMFGSDSAPHPLSEKECCGCAAGVFSAPLALPLLCELFTKHSNEENLQKFISDNAVKIHKLSFEKDKIISLKKEKWQIPSKYGDVVPFKANEILEFKTSL; encoded by the coding sequence ATGAGGCTTAAAAACCCTTTGGATATGCACTTACACTTAAGAGATAATGCTATGCTTAAACTTGTTGCACCCTTTTCTGCTAAGGATTTTAAGGCAGCTGTTATAATGCCAAATTTAATCCCCCCACTTTGTGACATAAAGTCCTTAAAAGAGTATAAGCAAAGAATTATCAGTGCTTGTGGTACAGAGGACTTTAGTCCTTTAATGACGCTTTTTTATCAAAATTATGAGTATGATTTTTTAAAAGAGGCAAAAGAGCATATCTTTGCTATAAAGCTTTATCCTGCTGGAGTTACTACAAATTCAAGCTCTGGCATAGCAAATTTTGATATAAGTAGCTTAAAAGGCACTTTACAAGCGATGAGTGAGCTTGAAATTCCGCTTTTAATACACGGTGAAACAAATGATTTCGTTATGGATAGAGAAGCAAATTTTGCAAAAATTTATGAGAATTTGGCTAAGAATTTTCCAAATTTAAAGATAGTTATGGAGCATATCACCACAAAAAGATTATGTCAGCTTTTAAAAGAGTATGAGAATTTATACGCCACCATAACGCTTCATCACTTAATCTTAACTCTTGATGATGTTTTAGGAGGGAAGTTAAATCCACATCTTTTTTGCAAACCCATAGCAAAAAGATACGAAGATAAGGAAGCCTTGTGCGAATTAGCCTTTGCAGGACACGAAAAGGTAATGTTTGGAAGCGATAGTGCGCCCCATCCTCTAAGCGAGAAAGAGTGCTGCGGCTGTGCGGCAGGGGTATTTTCAGCACCACTTGCCCTGCCTTTGCTTTGTGAGCTTTTTACTAAGCACTCAAACGAAGAAAATTTGCAAAAATTCATAAGTGATAATGCTGTTAAAATTCACAAGCTAAGCTTTGAAAAAGACAAGATTATAAGTCTTAAAAAAGAAAAATGGCAAATTCCTAGCAAGTATGGCGATGTAGTG